Below is a window of Arthrobacter sp. SLBN-112 DNA.
CCGGGATTGGCAGGGCGGTCCCTCGACCTCGTGGGTGCCCGTAGTGACAGGGCGGGGAACTTGTTACCGATCGGTAACTTACTCGAGGGTAACCATAACGTTGGACGGTGGGCAAGGTTTGGGCAGTTCTCTTTTTTCGAGGACCGGGGACGCGGCGCGCGGTGGATTTGTGCGAGCCCGAAGTCTCGGGTAAAGTAATTTCTCGTGCTGAGGCGCACGGAGCAGGGAAAACGCCCTGAAATCCGGCCCGAAAGTGCCATTGGGATATGGTGTAATTGGCAACACTACGGTTTCTGGTACCGTCATTCTAGGTTCGAGTCCTGGTATCCCAGCTCTGGTTTGAAGCCCTTTCGGGGGCCACGAAACAGGAGGTTTCCACTCGGTTCACCGATTTGAAACCACGGCAAAGTGTGTGAAATACTCACTGAGCCGAGCGGCGGAAACGCTGCCGGAAAGTACACGGCCCCATCGTATAGCGGCCTAGTACGCCGCCCTCTCACGGCGGTAACGCGGGTTCGAATCCCGCTGGGGTCACCATCGAATGGTCCCGGGCACCAGCCCGGGGCCATTTTTGTTTTTCCGGAAACGGCTGGCGGACAATCCCCTCCGTCTGGACAAAACCCCTCGCCGTTCCGCGGGGAGTGGTCCTTGTTGCGGGGAATGTCCTGCTGGGACCGCCTAGGAGGCCGCCGCCAGGGCGGCAGCTGCCTCCCGGACCTTGATCAGCGTGCGCAGGTTGCGCGTGGTGGTGGCGGCCTTGAACCTGGTCTTCGAGCTGATCTTGCTAAAGGGACTGTCCAGGGTGCCGCCCGCCGGGGCCAGCCACGCCAGCGCTTCCGGTCCCAGGCGCTTCTGGTCCTGGCCGTCAATCGCTGCGGCGGCCGCTTCCAGTTCGTCCAGGACTGCGGTATCGGACGAGAAGGTGATGTAGGTGTGGGTGGACTTGTCGTCCTCCGGATAGGGGCAGGCGTCCACCAGTTCCGCCACCCGACCGGCCGGCACGACGACGACCCACGCCTCATAGCCGAACGCTTTTCGGAGGCATTTTTCGCACTCGCGTTTGACGCCGGCTGCGCCCAGGCTGCTGGAGAGGACGACGTTCCCGCTTGCCAGCAACGTCGTGGCATCCGCGAAGCCCGAGTCTTTCAGTGCGTCCCGGAGGTCCGCCATCTTGATATTGATTCCGCCAACATTGATTCCCCGGAGGAAGACTGCGTAGCTGCCCATGGCCACAGCCTAGTGGCCGGGCAGTCCGACGGAGCCGAAAACGGGCCGAAACCCCTTAGTCGTTGTTTTTGCGCAGCGCTTCGGTCAGGATGCGGCCGGCGTTGCAGACGACTTCGGCGTGCAGGCGTCCGGGCTGGCGGGTCAGCCTCTCGATCGGGCCGGAAATGGAGACGGCGGCGATCACCCGGCCGGACGGTCCCCGCACCGGTGCGGAGACGGAGGCGACCCCGGGCTCACGTTCGCCGAGGCTCTGGCCCCAGCCCCGTCGTCGTACGCCTGCCAGGACTGTGGGTGTAAAGCGCGCGGACTGCAGGCCCTCGAGGAGGCGGTCGTGATCCTCCCAGGCGAGCAGCACCTGGGCGGCGGAGCCTGCCTTCATGGACAGCTGCGTGCCCACGGGGATGGTGTCGCGCAGGCCGATGGGGCGTTCGGCGGATGCAACGCACACCCGCCAGTCGCCCTGCCGGCGGAAGATTTGCGCGCTTTCGCCGGTGGCGTCCCGCAGCTGCATGAGGACGGGCCCGGCGGAGGCGATCAGGCGGTCCTCGCCCGCGGCCGAGGCCAGTTCCACTAGCCTGCTGCCAAGGACGAACCGGCCCTGGATGTCGCGGCTGACCAGCCGGTGGTGGACGAGTGCCAGGGCCAGCCGGTGGACGGTGGGCCGGGCCAGGCCGGTGGCGGCCACAAGCTGTGCCAGCGTGGTGGGTCCGGCCTCAAGTGCATCGAGCACCTGGGCTGCTTTATCAATGACGCCGACTCCACTAGAATTGTCCATGTAATGATATTGCCGTCTCAATATCTGAGATGCAAATCTTTCGGCTGGCGCAGTGCGGAGCCGTCCTGATTCAGTTGGACTAATCAGCCAAACAGCAGTGAAGGGAGATGGCCATGGCAAAGACATTGGCCGAGAAAGTCTGGGACGCGCACGTGGTGCGCAAAGGGGACGGCGAAGGAGCCAACGCCCAGCCCGACCTTCTCTTCATCGATCTCCACCTGGTCCACGAAGTCACGTCCCCGCAGGCCTTCGAAGGCCTGCGGCTCGCCGGCCGTCCGCTGCGCCGGCCGGACCTGACGATCGCCACCGAGGACCACAACACCCCCACGCTGGACATCGACAAGCCCATTGCCGACCTCACCAGCCGCACCCAGATCCAGACCCTGCGCAACAACTGCGCCGAGTTCGGCGTCCGCCTGCACAGCCTGGGCGACGCCGAGCAGGGCATCGTGCACGTGGTTGGGCCGCAGCTGGGCCTGACCCAGCCCGGAATGACGGTGGTCTGCGGCGATTCGCACACCTCCACCCACGGAGCCTTCGGTGCCCTGGCCATGGGCATCGGAACTTCTGAGGTGGAGCACGTCATGGCTACCCAGACCCTGTCGCTGAAGCCGTTCAAGACCATGGCCATCAACGTCGAGGGCACGCTGCGTCCGGGCGTCACTGCCAAGGATATTATCCTCGCCGTGATCGCCAAGATCGGCACCGGCGGCGGCCAGGGCTATGTCCTGGAGTACCGCGGCTCCGCCATCCGTGCGCTCTCCATGGAAGCGCGGATGACCATCTGCAACATGTCCATCGAGGCCGGCGCCCGGGCCGGCATGGTGGCGCCGGACCAGACCACCTACGACTACATGCATGGCCGCCCGCACGCCCCGCAGGGAGCGGAATGGGACGCCGCCGTCGAATACTGGAACACCCTGCGCACCGACGACGACGCCACGTTCGACGTCGAGGTTGACCTGGACGCCGACACGCTGGAGCCGTTCGTCACCTGGGGCACCAACCCTGGCCAGGGCGTTTCCCTCTCCCAGTCCGTCCCCAACCCGGCGGACTTCGGCGACGAGAATGCCAAGGCCGCCGCTGAACGGGCCCTGCAGTACATGGGCCTGACCGCCGGAACGCCGATGAAGGAGATCCGGGTGGACACCGTCTTCCTGGGCTCCTGCACCAACTCGCGGATGGAGGACCTCCGTGCAGCGGCTGACATCATCCGAGGCCGCCAAAAGGACCCCAACATCCGGATGCTGGTGGTGCCGGGTTCCGCACGCGTCCGTCTTGAAGCCGAAGCAGAGGGCCTGGACAAGGTCTTCAAGGACTTCGGCGCCGAGTGGCGCTTCGCCGGCTGCTCCATGTGCCTGGGCATGAACCCGGACCAGCTGGAGGTGGGGGAGCGCTGCGCCTCGACGTCCAACCGCAACTTCGAAGGACGGCAGGGCAAGGGCGGCCGCACCCACCTGGTTTCCCCGGTGGTGGCCGCAGCCACAGCCGTCCGCGGCACGCTCAGCTCGCCCTCGGACCTTGAGCCGGCCCCCGAACCGGTGGTTGAGCCTGTCGAAACCCCATCCGCAAGCCACGCAGCCTAGGACAAGCCATGGAAAAGTTCACCAAGCACACCGGCGTCGGCGTCCCGCTGCGCCAGAGCAACGTCGACACCGATCAGATCATCCCGGCGGTGTACCTCAAGCGCATCACCCGCACCGGGTTCGAGGACGCCTTGTTCTCGGCCTGGCGCAAGGATCCCTCGTTCATCCTCAACCAGGAGCCCTTCACCGCCGGGTCGGTGCTCGTGGCAGGCCCGGACTTCGGTACCGGTTCCTCCCGCGAACACGCCGTCTGGGCACTGAAGGACTACGGTTTCAAGGCCGTGCTGTCTTCCCGCTTCGCCGACATCTTCCGGGGCAACTCCGGCAAGCAGGGCCTGCTGGCCGCCCAGGTGGCGCAGGACGACATCGAACTGATCTGGAAAGAGCTCGAAAACGCGCCGGGAACCGAGGTCACCGTGGACCTTGAGTCCAAGACCGTAGTTTGCGGCAACATCGTTGCGCCGTTCGAGATCGACGATTACACCCGGTGGCGGCTCCTGGAAGGCCTGGACGACATCGGGCTGACCCTCCAGCACGAGGCCGACATCACGGCCTATGAGGCGACCCGCCCCAGCTTCAAGCCGAAGACGCTGCCCGCCCGGCTGTCCTAGCGCGCGGTGACGGGCCCGGCGGCAGGAAACACCCCGCCACGGGCTGCCGCCGGCGCCCGGTTATTTCGGTTCGGTAACACGACCTCCTATGCTTGGTTGGAGCCTTTGCAAGGATTTGTGGGCTAGTGATCGTGAGGAAACCGGTATATGAGTAGTGTTCTGACAATCCGCGGCGGAGTTCCGCTTACAGGCCGCGTCAGCGTCCGCGGGGCAAAGAATCTTGTACCGAAGGCGATGGTGGCAGCACTGCTGGGCAACGAACCCTCGGTGTTGCGCAACGTGCCGGAGATCAAGGACGTAGAGGTCGTCACGTCCCTGTTGCAGCTGCACGGCGTGACCGTGGAGAAAGACCCGGTCAGCGGAGACCTCACCCTCGATCCGACGTCGGCCAAGACGGCCTCCAGCACGGCTATCGACGCGCACGCCGGTGATTCCCGGATCCCCATCCTGCTGTGCGGCCCCCTGATCCACGCGATCGGTGAAGCCTTCATCCCCGATCTCGGCGGCTGCAAGATCGGCGACCGTCCCATCGACTACCACCTGGACGTCCTGCGCCAGTTCGGCGCCGTCGTGGAAAAACGCCCCGGCGGGATCCACATTTCGGCACCCAAGGGACTGCACGGAGCCAAGATCTCGTTGCCGTACCCTTCCGTGGGAGCCACCGAACAGGTCCTCCTCAGCGCCACCCGCGCGGAAGGCATCACGGAGCTGTCCGGTGCCGCCACTGAGCCGGAGGTCATCGACCTCATTGCCGTGCTGCAGAAGATGGGCGCCATCATCAGCGTCCAGACGGACCGGACCATCCGCATCGAGGGTGTCCGCGACCTCGGCGGCTACAACCACCGTGCGCTGTCTGACCGCAACGAGTCCGCGTCCTGGGCCTCGGCTGCCCTGGTCACCCGCGGCGACATCTTCGTTGAGGGCGCATCCCAGCGGGACATGATGACCTTCCTGAACACCTACCGCAAAGTGGGCGGCGGAATGGACATCGGCGAGGACGGCATCCGCTTCTACCACAAGGGCGGCAAGCTCACCCCGCTGGTCCTTGAAACGGACGTGCACCCCGGATTCATGACGGACTGGCAGCAGCCCCTGGTGGTCGCATTGACCCAGGCCGAGGGGGTCTCGATCGTCCACGAAACCGTGTACGAGAACCGGTTCGGCTTCACCGACGCACTCATCCGGATGGGCGCCAGCATCCAGGTCCACCGCGAGTGCCTCGGCAGCGTCCCGTGCCGGTTCGGCCAGCGCAACTTCCTGCATTCTGCAGTCATCTCCGGCCCCACCCAGCTCAAGGGAACCGACATCGACGTGCCCGACCTGCGCGGCGGGTTCAGCCACCTCATTGCTGCCTTGGCAGCCACCGGAACCTCCCGGGTCACGGGCATCGACATCATCAACCGCGGCTACGAGCGCTTCACCGAAAAGCTCGCGGGCCTCGGTGCCGATTTCGACATCGCGACCACGAAGTAGCGGCGGACCGTGAAGGAATCGGCCAAAAGCAGGGCCACGTTCGTGTTCATCGCCGGGATCGCCCGCCCGTTGCTGAACCTCATGATGGCCAAGAAATGGGAAGGCACCGACAAACTGCCTGCCGGCGGCTTCATTGCCGCACCCAACCACTGCACCGAGATCGACCCCCTGGTTGTAGGACACATGCTGTACAACCATGGGCGTGCCCCGCACTTCCTGGCCAAGGCCAGCCTGTTCAAGGTCCCCGGCCTGGGCTGGCTCCTGCATGCCACCAAGCAGGGTCCCCGTTGAGCGTTCGACGGCGGGAGCGAACCGTTCGCTGCAGGTGGCCCAGGAGATTGTGGCTGAGGGGGGAGCGATCATCATCTACCCCGAGGGCACGTTGACGCGCGATCCTGCGCTCTGGCCCATGAAAGGCCATACCGGTGCGGCCAGGCTGGCCCTTGAGGGCGGCATCCCCGTGGTGCCCATCGCCCACTGGGGCGCCCATGAAGTGTTCCCCCGGTACGGCAAGCGGTTCCACGTGTTCCCGCGGAAGCTTTCGCGGGTTGTGGTGGGAGATCCCGTGGACCTGAGCGCCTTCAGCGGCCGCCCCTTGGATAAGGCCACACTGGCCGAAGCCACCGAGGTCATCATGGCCGCCATCACCAGCCTGCTGGCCGGCCTGCGCGGTGAACAGCCGCCCGCGGAACGCTGGGACCCGGCCAAACAGCACCAGGCCAAACAGGGACGCTTCATCGAACGCGGACAGCAGTCCGGCCCGGAAACGGAAGCCCAGTGACCGTTGACCGAAGGCCGGGATCGGCCCGTACGGTGGCTGTCCTGGGCGCCGGTTCGTGGGGCACGACCTTCGCGAAGATCCTTGCAGACGCAGCCACCGCCGCAGGGACCCCGCGCGCGATCAAGGTGTGGGGCAGGCGCGCCGAAGTGGTGGACCAGATCAACCAGAGCCACCGCAACAGCGACTACCTCAAGGACGTCGTCCTGCCCGCAAACATCACTGCGTCCACCGATGTCCGGCAGGTGCTGGCAGGGGCCGATCTTGTGGTCGTGGCCGTGCCTGCACAGTCCCTCCGCCCGCAGCTGCGTGAATGGAAGGACATGATCGAGCCCGGGGCCGTCGTCGTGTCCCTCATGAAGGGCCTCGAACTCGGTACGGACGCCCGCATGAGCGAGGTCATCAAGCAGGAATTGGACCTGCCGTTCGAACGCATCGCCGTGGTCTCCGGACCCAACCTGGCCTTGGAAATCGCGCGGGAGGAACCGACGGCATCAGTGGTGGCCTGCACGGATTCCGCGACCGCCGGGTGGCTCGCCAGGACCTGCACCGCACCCTACTTCCGTCCCTACACCACGTCGGACGTCGTCGGCGTCGAAATCGGCGGCATCGTCAAGAACGTGATCGCCCTGGCCGTGGGCATCTGTGAGGGCAAGGAAATGGGGGACAACACCAAGGCCTCGGTCATTACCCGGGGCCTGGCCGAAACCTCCCGCCTAGCCCTGGCGCTCGGCGGCGAGGCGAAGACCATGGCGGGCCTCGCCGGGCTCGGCGACCTCGTGGCAACGTGCTCGTCCGCACTGTCCCGGAACCACACTGCCGGCAGGCTCCTCGGCCAGGGACTGACACTCGAGGAGGTGGGCCGCAAGATGACCCAGACCGCCGAAGGCATCAAGTCCGGCCAGGCCGTGCACGAACTTGCCGGTAAGCTCGGCGTCGAAATGCCTATTACCGCCGCCGTCGTCGCGGTGCTGGCAGGCAAGTTGTCCGTTGACCAACTGGGGCCGGTTCTGCTGTCCCGGGAATTGAAACCTGAAGGCGATTACTGACCATGTCCCAAGACACACCCATGACAGGGGAAACGGCCGGCAGCAGGAAACCGCGGGTAGCCGTGCTGTTCGGCGGCCGTTCCAGCGAGCACGCCGTTAGCTGCGTGACGGCAGCGGGCGTGCTCGGCGCCATCAACCGGGACAAGTATGAGGTTATCCCGATCGGGATTGCCAAGACCGGGCAATGGGTGCTGGCCCCGGCCGATACCGCGCAGTGGTCCCTGGCGGCCTCATCCTTGCCGGAGGTATCGCCGTCTTCCCAGACCGTGACGCTGGCCGAAATTGGCGGCGAGCACCAACTGATTGTCGCTTCCCCCAACGCGGTTCCACAGGAACTGGGCGCCGTGGACGTCGTCTTCCCGCTCCTGCACGGCCCCTTCGGTGAAGACGGAACCATCCAGGGACTCCTGGAATTGTCGGACACCCGCTACGTCGGGGCCGGCGTCCTGGCATCCGCCGTCGGCATGGACAAGCACTACATGAAGGTGGTCTTCGAAGCCGCCGGGCTCCGCGTCGGCCCCTACGTGGCGGTAAGTGACAGGCAGTGGCGCAAGGACCCCGAATCCGTCCGCAAACAGGTGGACCGCCTTGGCTTCCCCGTCTTCGTCAAGCCCGCCCGCGCGGGCTCGTCCATGGGCATTTCCAAGGTGGACTCCCTCGATGACCTTGACGCCGCCATTGAGGAAGCACGCCGGCACGACCTCAAACTCGTCATCGAGGCCGGAATCGTAGGACGCGAAATCGAGTGTGCGGTCCTGGAAGGCAGGGGTACGGACGCTCCCCGGACCTCGATGCCGGGGGAGATCTCCGTCTCCGGCGGAACCCACGAGTTCTACGATTTCAACGCCAAGTACGTCGAGGATGACGCCGCCGCCCTGAGCTGCCCGGCGGACATTCCGGCCGAAGCCATCTCGCGGGTCCGCGAGCTCGCTGCGCTTGCGTTCGATGCCGTGGGCGCCGAGGGCTTGAGCCGCGTCGACTTCTTCTACACCCCCGACGGTGAGCTGATCATCAACGAGATCAACACCATGCCCGGGTTCACGCCCAAGAGCATGTACCCCCAAATGTGGGCGGCCTCCGGACTGGACTACGCAGAGCTGATTGATGAACTCATCCACCTGGCGCTGAACCGCAAAACCGGCCTGCGCTAGTCCCCACCGGCACCCTGACCTCGCTCCGCTTCGGCCAGGGAACCTTGCCGGCGTGGGCCCGCCGCGGCACCTGCCCTCCGGCCTACTTGCTCTGCGGGAGGTTCTGCAGGTCTTCCTGGCCAACGCAGTTGCGCACCGACGGGACTTTCGCGGCGGCGCCTGCCAGGTCCGCAAGGACTGTTGCGGAGCTGATCTTGTCCGGGTCCATCAGGATTTCGGTTGCCGGTTCGCGCCCGTAGGTGGTCAGCGTCCACACCGGGTCGCCTTCCTTGATGACCCAGTCGACGCCGTTGACGGTCACGCAGCGGTCCGTCGTCGGCCCTGGCACGTTGACGCCGCAGCGGAGGATGACCAGCGAGGGATCACCCCACGCCGCTGTTGCCTGGCTGTTGGTCTTACGCAGCGGGGAATCGCCGATCGCATCCGGAAGGGCCACCATCATCGGCGCGCAGGCCGGATTGGCGGCGTCCTTGGCGGCGCTGACGTCAACCACGGGGGAGCACGAAGTCAAGGACAGGGCGGCGACTGCCCCAAGAACTGCCATCCTGGTGGCACGGGTGGACAGGGGCAGCTGGGGATGGTGCATGCTTCCAGCCTATCGCCGCCAGTGCCCCCGCCAGGACACGATGTCGGCCGGTCGGGGTAGCGTAGTGGCGTGCCCGAACACCTCCGAAACCGCGTTGACCGCCAGCCCACCGTCGCCGGCCTTTCCGAAGCAGACCTGCTGGCCCGCATCTTCCCACGCCTCCGGATGGAGGGATCCCACACATCAAGCACGCTCCTGGGACCCGGGGATGACGCGCGCCATCGTCGCGGCACCGGACGGCAAGACCGTGGTCAGCATCGACACCCAGGTCCAGGACCAGGATTTCCGCCTCCTCTGGCCCAACGGCTACCGCACCACCGGATTCGACGTCGGGTGGAAAGCCGCGGCACAAAACCTCAGCGATATCAACGCGATGGGGGCCACCGCCACGTCGATGGTGGTCAGCCTCACCCTGCCGGTAGACACGCCTGTCGCGTGGGTGGAGGACCTGGCGGACGGGCTGACAGCAGGAATTCAGGCACTTGGAGCGACGGAATGTTCCGTGGCCGGCGGGGACCTGGGCCGCGGCCGCGAAATTTCGGTGACGGTCGCCGTCCTGGGAACGCTCGACGGCGGCCGGGCAGTCCTGCGGTCAGGCGCCCTGCCGGGGGACGTCCTGGCACTGGCTGGAACCGTCGGGCACGCCGCGGCGGGCCTGGCCCTGCTTGAATCCGGCATCGCCGCGGAAACCCTTGGGCCCGCCGAACGGATCTTCCTTGACCTGCAATGCCGGCCCCGTCCGCCCCTGGAAGCAGGGCCGGCGGCACGGGCTGCAGGGGCCACGGCCATGCTTGATATCTCGGACGGACTCCTGCGGGACGGAAAGCGGCTGGCCGCTGCCAGCAACGTCGCCGTCGCCCTCGATCCCGCCCGGCTGGCGTACCTTGCCGAACTCCTGCGCCCGGCCGCAACGCTCCTGGACACGGACCCGGCACAGTGGGTGCTGGGCGGCGGCGAGGACCACGGGCTGCTGGCCACTTTCCCGGCCGGTATTCAGCTGCCACCCGGATTCACTGCGATAGGCTCGGTACATGCACTCGGA
It encodes the following:
- the murA gene encoding UDP-N-acetylglucosamine 1-carboxyvinyltransferase, yielding MSSVLTIRGGVPLTGRVSVRGAKNLVPKAMVAALLGNEPSVLRNVPEIKDVEVVTSLLQLHGVTVEKDPVSGDLTLDPTSAKTASSTAIDAHAGDSRIPILLCGPLIHAIGEAFIPDLGGCKIGDRPIDYHLDVLRQFGAVVEKRPGGIHISAPKGLHGAKISLPYPSVGATEQVLLSATRAEGITELSGAATEPEVIDLIAVLQKMGAIISVQTDRTIRIEGVRDLGGYNHRALSDRNESASWASAALVTRGDIFVEGASQRDMMTFLNTYRKVGGGMDIGEDGIRFYHKGGKLTPLVLETDVHPGFMTDWQQPLVVALTQAEGVSIVHETVYENRFGFTDALIRMGASIQVHRECLGSVPCRFGQRNFLHSAVISGPTQLKGTDIDVPDLRGGFSHLIAALAATGTSRVTGIDIINRGYERFTEKLAGLGADFDIATTK
- a CDS encoding DUF1697 domain-containing protein, with translation MGSYAVFLRGINVGGINIKMADLRDALKDSGFADATTLLASGNVVLSSSLGAAGVKRECEKCLRKAFGYEAWVVVVPAGRVAELVDACPYPEDDKSTHTYITFSSDTAVLDELEAAAAAIDGQDQKRLGPEALAWLAPAGGTLDSPFSKISSKTRFKAATTTRNLRTLIKVREAAAALAAAS
- the leuC gene encoding 3-isopropylmalate dehydratase large subunit — encoded protein: MAKTLAEKVWDAHVVRKGDGEGANAQPDLLFIDLHLVHEVTSPQAFEGLRLAGRPLRRPDLTIATEDHNTPTLDIDKPIADLTSRTQIQTLRNNCAEFGVRLHSLGDAEQGIVHVVGPQLGLTQPGMTVVCGDSHTSTHGAFGALAMGIGTSEVEHVMATQTLSLKPFKTMAINVEGTLRPGVTAKDIILAVIAKIGTGGGQGYVLEYRGSAIRALSMEARMTICNMSIEAGARAGMVAPDQTTYDYMHGRPHAPQGAEWDAAVEYWNTLRTDDDATFDVEVDLDADTLEPFVTWGTNPGQGVSLSQSVPNPADFGDENAKAAAERALQYMGLTAGTPMKEIRVDTVFLGSCTNSRMEDLRAAADIIRGRQKDPNIRMLVVPGSARVRLEAEAEGLDKVFKDFGAEWRFAGCSMCLGMNPDQLEVGERCASTSNRNFEGRQGKGGRTHLVSPVVAAATAVRGTLSSPSDLEPAPEPVVEPVETPSASHAA
- a CDS encoding DUF3515 domain-containing protein translates to MHHPQLPLSTRATRMAVLGAVAALSLTSCSPVVDVSAAKDAANPACAPMMVALPDAIGDSPLRKTNSQATAAWGDPSLVILRCGVNVPGPTTDRCVTVNGVDWVIKEGDPVWTLTTYGREPATEILMDPDKISSATVLADLAGAAAKVPSVRNCVGQEDLQNLPQSK
- a CDS encoding IclR family transcriptional regulator; this encodes MDNSSGVGVIDKAAQVLDALEAGPTTLAQLVAATGLARPTVHRLALALVHHRLVSRDIQGRFVLGSRLVELASAAGEDRLIASAGPVLMQLRDATGESAQIFRRQGDWRVCVASAERPIGLRDTIPVGTQLSMKAGSAAQVLLAWEDHDRLLEGLQSARFTPTVLAGVRRRGWGQSLGEREPGVASVSAPVRGPSGRVIAAVSISGPIERLTRQPGRLHAEVVCNAGRILTEALRKNND
- a CDS encoding NAD(P)H-dependent glycerol-3-phosphate dehydrogenase, whose translation is MTVDRRPGSARTVAVLGAGSWGTTFAKILADAATAAGTPRAIKVWGRRAEVVDQINQSHRNSDYLKDVVLPANITASTDVRQVLAGADLVVVAVPAQSLRPQLREWKDMIEPGAVVVSLMKGLELGTDARMSEVIKQELDLPFERIAVVSGPNLALEIAREEPTASVVACTDSATAGWLARTCTAPYFRPYTTSDVVGVEIGGIVKNVIALAVGICEGKEMGDNTKASVITRGLAETSRLALALGGEAKTMAGLAGLGDLVATCSSALSRNHTAGRLLGQGLTLEEVGRKMTQTAEGIKSGQAVHELAGKLGVEMPITAAVVAVLAGKLSVDQLGPVLLSRELKPEGDY
- a CDS encoding D-alanine--D-alanine ligase family protein, with the translated sequence MSQDTPMTGETAGSRKPRVAVLFGGRSSEHAVSCVTAAGVLGAINRDKYEVIPIGIAKTGQWVLAPADTAQWSLAASSLPEVSPSSQTVTLAEIGGEHQLIVASPNAVPQELGAVDVVFPLLHGPFGEDGTIQGLLELSDTRYVGAGVLASAVGMDKHYMKVVFEAAGLRVGPYVAVSDRQWRKDPESVRKQVDRLGFPVFVKPARAGSSMGISKVDSLDDLDAAIEEARRHDLKLVIEAGIVGREIECAVLEGRGTDAPRTSMPGEISVSGGTHEFYDFNAKYVEDDAAALSCPADIPAEAISRVRELAALAFDAVGAEGLSRVDFFYTPDGELIINEINTMPGFTPKSMYPQMWAASGLDYAELIDELIHLALNRKTGLR
- the leuD gene encoding 3-isopropylmalate dehydratase small subunit, whose product is MEKFTKHTGVGVPLRQSNVDTDQIIPAVYLKRITRTGFEDALFSAWRKDPSFILNQEPFTAGSVLVAGPDFGTGSSREHAVWALKDYGFKAVLSSRFADIFRGNSGKQGLLAAQVAQDDIELIWKELENAPGTEVTVDLESKTVVCGNIVAPFEIDDYTRWRLLEGLDDIGLTLQHEADITAYEATRPSFKPKTLPARLS